The nucleotide window GTCATCCATAAATTGAGAAATTTGTATTCATATGACCATACATAAATACGTCAAGTTAAAAGTATTTTCGTGCCTGTTACCTCAACATCAAAGAGCCAAATTAGATTTTAACTCATAGATAGAGCAAGCATTGATCCTGGAGGCTTTTATGTAGGATAAAATACAACTGATATTCCTGATGATGGGGCAAACTTATTTCTATAATGCATCCTCACCATACATTCCCCTTGAAGATTTTATCTCCAATCTTAAccgtcaaaaattttaaaaaaggtcttgataattaaaattttaaaatagttaaacTACACAGTTGATCCCTACACTTTTAGTGAAATTGCAAATTGATCCCTAcattttaaaagtttgtaattaaCTCcataaagagaattaaaatttgcaatttAGTCCCATCGTTCAAAAAGTAtttgatttaacagaatattatcatcatattctctattttaacaaaatattctcAGTATATTttgagaatattctgttaaatcaaCATTTTTTGACCGGCGGGAACTAAATTGCAAAATTTAATTCTCTTTAGAGGTcatattacaaacttttaaagtATATAGACTAATTTGCAATTTCACTAAAAATGTAGAGACCAACTGtgtaatttaactttttaaaatatataaataaaccgCAAAATGAATGGCTATCTAAAAGTCGATGTAAGGGGGAATAAACAAAAAAGATGCTTGTAAATTGTAATATGACCTCTAAGCATTAGTCACTCACCAAGGCACAATCATGTTAACATCACTAAAATAGCACATTTGCAACATAAAATAGATACTAGTACAACAATGTGAAGGGTATTAGGGCAAAGATAGCTGAACAGCTAAAAGACAACGTTCATAATCCCATACCACAAGCATAGTGTTCCATTTTTGTAGTTAAAAATGCCTGCTATCTTCCAATAAATGTACACATCACatggaataattttttttatcaggaTGCTTTCTTCTTGGTCATGGTTCCTTAGTAATATGTCCATAACTAAAGATAATAACCAGCAACTGCCACTAGAGAAGGCAATAATTCTTCCACAGCCAACCTGGGCAGCCAGGATAGGGAGCACTCAGTTGCACAACTCTTCCTAATTTTCAGAAATCAAATTCACACACACAAAGAGGATGTTGCCCTACAAGCTTTGACAAAGCTGTTGAAATTCTGAGTTAAGGTAGCATAGGATCTCCTGTTGTTGCCAGCATTTGCAAACCTGTTTCCTCGGCTGCCCGTTTAGAAGCATAATCTTGCATGGAATCACCTGCAAAATGTTAGATcattaatatataattcaacTTTGATAACTGTTGCCTTTGTCTGTCTCTTATTTAACTTACATTCAGATTGATACATGCCTGTAATTATAATCCAGCAGTAGAATTTTGACCCCAATGTCAGTTTATTATTCGTGAACAATAAAACCAGTTTGAAGAACCAAGGTCAAGACTAACTTGAGTCTAATACAAAAGTGATATGCCTATGTTCTTTGAAAGAATACAAGCAAGTCATCTTGCAAGAAAACACCTTAGGAGTTGAGTTAGATTACATACTAAGAGACTGCCTAAGCCCTTCTTTTACAGCATCAAAGTTCTTGTAAGTATACCCAACAAAGTTTAGATCTTTGGGAGTCAAAAGCATCTGCAGGATAAAAGTTGGAATATCAAACTAGCCATTTTTCTGggtaatatataaaaaaaaaataataaattgaacgaTTAATAGTATAAATACATGTCAACCAAAAAGATGTGCAGATAAAAAGCTACTGAATGAGAATCAATAATTTGCTATTTATTTTTCCCATCTTAATTCAAAATACAAATTAGACAGTTTACTGCAAATGAGGCCTTAATATAAACAACATAATTAGCcttttcaaaatccaaaatacAATTTGTTTGGTGCCACCATACAAGCAACAAAGTTTGTTGGAAAGGACCTAAGAAAATTTTGCTATGTAACAACCAAATTATTCATTTAACCATCATACACACAAATCAAAGTAAATGCATCTCAAGAAAGCCAAGGTGGAAGCTTGGTAAACAGCATATCCCATTTTTTTCCtgttgatatatatataataaacaaattttaaattttttttttcagttatgAGAAACTATGTGCTGAAATTTATcttgaaaaaatcaaattaaccaTAAACTATCAAATACGGTGCCTTTCATCTCATATTACTGACTCTTAAAAAAAGTGTTGCAACCTAGGAACAAGCATCATTGATACTAGAGTTATAAATTTTCAGCTTTTTACTTTGTTTCCTacttaatttgataattatatCACACTTTCTGATACAAATGAAGAAAATGATAATGACAAGCAAACCAATATAAGGAAGTGTACCTTCCGGGAGGATCCAGATCCAGTTCTTGCTCCTGTTGGTGGATCTACCTAATAATCCAATAAAGAAAACAATTAGAAAGTCTTGTCGGTTAGGTTGAACGGCCCATCAATGTGAAATCGTAGATTTTGTACTAAATAAAGAATATATAATGTCATTAAAGAAGTAGAAAGATTAATGTGTTTTCATCCAATAAAGCAAAGATACAAGTTTTTAACACCTATATTTACACCTGATATTACAAAAGCATAAAATCGATAGTAAAAGGTTTCTCACAAGCTATGCTACATACCATAAAACATAACTTTTACCATTATCAAAACAAAACCCTAGGGTAAAATCACTTTTCATCATTCAAAATTCCAGAGCCCAATAAAAAGCATTGAAAGTTGAAAATACTATGACCCAGCCAAGCCTAAATTTGATAATAGTAAATTGATGTCAAGTGTTATCATAATCCAGCGGACATTAAAGATACTCTTGTCAAATGATTATGGGCAAAATCAGATATTTACAGCTCCAAGAGTTGGTAGCAGTTCCACAATAAGATTTTATAAAAGTAGGGAGGAAGAGTAGGGATAGCATAAAAAAGATGATCTTCATGCTAACCTCATCAAACTTCATGAAGTTTTGGGTATCCAGCTCCCCATTGACTTGAGGTTTGAATGCTGCCTCCATTTGGTATAGTTTATCCCACTCCACGTTCTTGAACCAAGGATGAACCTGGTATACATAGAAATATATGATCAATGGCAACAAGGAGGGTAAAAAAAGTTGAACAGACATACTCTAAGAAAACAAACACATTACCTTGATTTCCTGTGCCCCTTGAGTACCTAACCTATGATCAACATCACACAGCAGCCTGCAGATTAAGTCTTTGGCTTCAAGTGTCAAGCGTGCATCTTCTGGAAATCGTAAATGCTTTCTCCAATGAACAATCTATCAGCAATTGATGAATGTTACAACAATTAATGAATGCAGCCTCAATGAAAAAGACTATACAAACACAGACTCGGGGAGTCGgggtaacataaataaaagggCTTTTAAATATTACGGTCATGAATAAAAGTATTAGCAGTAGAGAGTAGTCATAACTCAGTTATACCAAAAgagttttgacttttgaacgCTGCTATGGTAATGAATATCATTTTAAGTATCCAAAAGAACCTATACAGCAACGATAGGAAATGTAGTCAAGTCAGCAGCAGCTTAAACTACcatctctctctcactcactaGGAGATAGCAAAAGAACTTGGAATTTTAGAATCTCCAAAATAAGCAGAAAATAGTGCTAACTCATGCATCAGCTTAAACTGCAAATGGGATGCAGGAATAGTTCATGAATTATTcttgataattaaattttgcCAATTAGGATGTACCTTTCTGCATGTAGTTATTGGGTCATCAGCATAAAATGGAGGATAACCAACTAGCATTTCATACATTATTGCTCCTAATGACCACCTGATAAACATGAAAATTGAAAaccaattaataaagaaagaTAGTAGACTTTTACAACTTATAATGCTAATTGAAAATTATACAAATTTATTTACAGATAAAATACAATTTCAAGATATTATCCAAAAAAGAAACTAACGGAATCACAGCtcttaaaaattagataaaaagatataaagCATAAGGTAAAACCTAACCAGTCACATTCCATTCCATATCCTTTCTTCAAAAGTACTTCAGGAGCAATGTAATCAGGTGTCCCCACTGTTGAAAATGCCTAGTAGGAAGAAACAGGATGACTATGAGAAACACAATGCAAGATATTTCTGATacatattacatattacatattGACAGCAATACATCAGTTAAAATTTTAGAGCTTACCAACTTCCTCCTGTTCATCTGCCAATGCTGAAGCTGTTCACGTGGGCTTCTCCAGCTGCTCCGATTGTCCGCATCAGGAAAACATCCATCAATATCCATGGGCTCTGCCACATTTTCATCATCCATAGTTTGATTTTCATGCAGTGTAGACAGGGTAGTACAATCAAGAGGCTTACAGAGGCCAAAATCTGAGAGCTTCATGTGTCCATTTTTATCCAGGAGAAGGTTATCTGGTTTAATATCCCTGATAAAATGAATTAGGAAACTGATAAGACAGTTTAGCATGTAAAAATGTTCCATTCACCACCCAATAAACCATCATCACTGATTTAACAAATTAAGCCAACAACTTTATCAGCACATCCAAATCGAACCTATGAATGTAATTGTGTTTATGAATAGACTCTATGGCTAGAACACTCTGTGCAATGTAAAATCTGGCAACATCTTCACTTAACGTGTCTTCCCTCATCAATAGTGTCATCACATCACCCCCGGGAAGGTACTCCATAATTAAATACAAGTAATCAGCATCCTGAAATGAGTAGTAAAGTTTCACAATGCAATGACTAGCAACTTCAGCTAGTAAGTTCCTCTCAGCTCTAACATGTTCCACCTGTAGAAAAAAAGATCTCTTGTAAGTAAAGTAACAGCTAAGCATACATCCAATGACTTGGTGATCCTTCTAACGGGAGATAGTATGACCTATTAATGGGTTTATAATCTCTAGACTAAAACATCTAAGCAACAATCATGAAATGCAAATGTAGAGTAATAAAATCAAATGTCAGGTCTGTTATTTTCATCCAGATTATgcacctctttttcaaaaatctcgtTCCCCTCAATTTGTTACATATATCTTACCTGGCCTCTCTTCAGCATTTCAGATTTCTTCAGCTTTTTCATGGCATAAATGTTTCCAGATTTCTTCTCCCGACACAGTCTAACCTGTAATTGGACAATTTAGGAGAAAATAGTAACAGCAATAAAGGTAAAAACTGAAAGCACTGgaaaaattttctatttctaaACAGAACTGATTAATGATCTATTGCATATCCTACAAGAATTCTTTCATGCACAAATAAGTATGCCAAGGACAAATCTGACCTCTCCAAAGGCCCCCCTTCCAATGATGGTCAAATGCTCAAAATCGTCAACACAAATCTTGTGCCTTTTCAATCGCATATATTCAGTCTCCTTCCTCTCTAAATCTTTGATTAAGTTAACACGTTCCTCATTTGGCACATCTGAAGAAGCTAATTGTCTTTCTAAAACCCAACGcctagaatttaaaaaaaaatgtgtcaGGATCATTCAAAACAGAAGGTGAACAAAGGAACTTCATCAGAATTGAGACTTTGAGACTATTTTACGTAACACTTAAGCATGATTACTAATAGAGATGCCAATATAAATCTTAACGTCTTTAACTTCCtttatttttccctttttttccaAGATGAAGCTCAGACATGAAAGAATGTGTGTTATGTTGTTTCACCCCAATCAGTTTAGACCAAAGCTTAATGTCTATAACAAGAAGCTGAGACCTCTTACAAAGTTACAATCAAGTCAATAAATATtatgatctcatttattaatgGCCAGAAAGGTATCCGTCTTATGATACTATCCAATGCAAAAACATTGAAAGAACGTCACTTTTCTCCTTCACTTCATTGTGCACAGATATTTCCAAAGCAATAAATTCAAGAATTAAGTGTTCAATCCATAGCATAAGCACATCTTGTCTCTACTCAGGACCCTTAATGGCCTGCTTCAGATCCTCAGTGGACTTAGACAAATGTTAGTCCCTATTTAGTAGTGATGTTCTCTTATTGCATCAGTGTTCCCATTTAATTTTAGTTCCAACTCATTTTGGTCCTGGATGTCAAATTATCACATCAGGTGCTTGTATAGCTGTTAGCCATGCTTATCAAGCCGCATGGAAATGGGAAGCCAAAGAAAGATATTGAAAGGATTTAAGAAAACGTAGGAAAAAGTgtgaaatttttgttaaactatAGGGGTTATTTAATTATGCTTGAACCTTTTTAAGTAAAGCAATTTTAAACTAGCCAAGTTTTTTCGTAAACCGGAATCAATTCTATAAATCTTACTTGGCCTCTATTGATAAATGCAGGTAGATTGGGACCACTTCATGGCAAAAAGTATGTCTAACCATAAAAAAGAGGaggtaattaatttatttgctaaTTACACCTTAAGAAAAATTATTCGACCAAAACATGGACGGGGTAAGGACTGTGTGAAACATGATGCTAGAAGACATGCTAAAGCTTCTCCACACTGATCAACTTTACAAAAGAAACAGATTATACATGCTGCAGCATATTGAAGCATGAATCAAGAAAATAACTGAATGAGAAAAAGGATTATAACTTAAGAAAAACAGGATCAGACACGAGCATTACACTGTAGAACAAGAGATACGAAGCGTCACACTGTAAGAACCAGGTTAATCGCTATATCTCAAATCTTCTGCATTTTCAATTCAACATAAGAACCAGAGTCTCCAAACAAAACAAATGGATCATAGACTAGTTGAAAAATCTCATTAATCAACCCTAACAGATTAATTCTAGGGATCAGTTTCAAGCTCGAAATTATCACTCAACTAGTGATTTGCAACTAAGATTACTTCAGCTACAAAAGGCATGTCAACTTGGCAAGTTTAGAAagctaattaaataaataacaagatcTATCACATCAATTTGCATTGTGCTCGACTTAGCAAAAGCTTCAACTCTCAACACACCAGAGTTCAAAAATTCCATAGCAAATCACAACAAAGCAGATAAGAAACACTTTCATATACAAGtacctctccttcctctcttgGATGTTCTTCATCTGAGCCCTATAGTGATTCTCTATGAACTTCTTAGCTGCAGCTACCTTCTCCATCGTCAAGCTCGAACCTAACACCTCCTCTCCTCCCTTCTCTTCTTCCACGAGATCCTccatctctctcttctttctcctctctctcagAGTGAGGACCGTGAGTGAGAgaagagaataataataataataataataataataataataataataatgtgttaaatccaattcactgtatttattctttttttttatttatgcaaatAGCACAATAATCTCACCTATCTATCTGGATTctgaagctttttttttttcctctctctACTCCAACGCAGACACACACTGTACAACTTTCTCCCTCTAAAGAAAAACACTCTGGAACGTTTTTATTTATTGCAACAACGAGGAGAGATGATGCATTAAAGAACAGGGGCTGAGGGACTCGAATCCGAGGCAACACCAGTAGCGTTATCCAATGCACTATACAGTCATGCCTCATGCTTGAATGCCATGTCACCGGCGTCCCTTTCGTGAATTCGCTCTCGGCTTACGTGGCGTGATCCGGGTGTGAGTGTTCAGGAGAGGCACGTGGGAAGTGGCGCAGGGAAATGCGCCCGGAAGCAGGAGGGGAGGGGCGTGACGCGCTAGTGGAGGAAGGTGTGGAACACGTTGGGCGATGATAAAGTAGGAGAAAGTGTCGCTGTCACCATCATAAATGAAATGAGCGCATTTTTAGTACATGAAAACAACGAGGAAAGGGTCCCACTCTTGTTTAGCTTTCTGATTGGGTCGTGTCATTCACTCTCCATGCCAggaacctttttcttttatttttttttgtttgtgaaaTTTGATTTATCTGCAACCTCATTGGCTGTATCTGACTCGTGTTATGTTGTGATTATGGGTATGGCTACCGGTGCATCGTGCTTGTTTTTCTCGGTATGTTATCGCCCTTTTATGTATCTGCATCTTCTTCACTGGATCTGAGTTGTACTagtctttttattattattatcttttaaagttttaatagataaatttattaactaaaGAGTAAAAATTTAATTCGATACTTGCCCCCACAAAAACTTATAAGggtattaataaaattataattaacttttaaataaGTGAAAAAGTGGAGTTAAACTCTAAAGTGATTCTTGAGATTTATAGATTGTATTAATTTAGTCTTTGACCAATTATATTGTTTATATTCCCAACTTTGTTAAAAATGCATTATGTTAATCCTTTTCCAAATCTTCGGCCAGTTTACCTGCCGCCGGTAGTGACATGGCGCTAACATGCCATGTTGACGTATATAACGGCTAGCTGAGGTGGCCATTGGAACTATTTGACTCATTGTAGTTTCTCTACCTATTTTCAACCTTAATTTCAACATTTCATCTCTATcgctcttcatcttcttctctttaATCAAGAACGTTCTTCTCCTACTTTTTTGTTGTTATTCTTTGAAACTGAAAGCAAAATCATGATTAGATGTGCAAGTCAAGGTCAAAGAATGATATGTGAAATTGCATTGTTTAGAATTAGAATGATGAAACCTTTGAAATCTCAATTGGGAAGTTGTGGTTAATGGTCTTGAGAGCTTTTTATACTGCACTATTGCACttaaattcaaaactaaatGCTATTTGCCATACTCTATCACCCTTCTTGACCCGTCCGTTAGCTTCTGTGTAAGCCAATTCATACCATGGAGATAGCTGCAAGTTCTTATTCAACTCATCTAAAACAGCCCTGTCTCCTGCGTGAATGCAAAAATGTTCAAATGCAAGCTTGAAATCTAAAATATATGCTTTGACTTTCGTCTTTAAAAGTGTCCTGGCAACCAAtattgcaaagaatagcaactGCTCAGATGTTGGAAGTACAAGAGCGCTTAATGTGGTGATGTTGGTTTTCAAAGTATCCCCTGCAATCGTCATAAGGTCTTTTCTCTTTCGATAATGTGACACCAACTTTTTCATTGGCATCATCTTCTTGTTTAACGCAGCTAAAGCTCTTGTCTTCACTGACCTTGTTCGTTCGACCAGTGTGAAATAATTGGTATTTCGACCGTCTCCTTACGAGAAAATGTTGCCGAGAGGCCTGAGGTAGAGAGTCTTGTTAAGGGTGTGGGGTCATCGATGGTCTTTATGTGTAGGTGGCGACATCGTCTTCATCGACGAAAACGGTTTTGACTGTGCCATCTCTGAAAAGGTAGACCTTTTCCCTGGGAGGCACAAAAGATCCCATATGAGACAGGCTGCCCGCAAAGTAGCACACAAATATGTTGGCGAAGATGTACATGAAAGGAATGTTTACTTCCTCTATCACCTTCCTCACAACCATCTTGTCCTCAAATGTCACCCTTCTTGGCTCTAACGCTTCCCCCATCCTCGGTGGGTCTAGTCCAAACTCCAACGACAAGAAGCACTACGAACATATAAGACTAGACTATTAATTGATTGATGGTGAAATTAGAAACTAAAATGAATTGAATGAAACTTTGAGGCTGACGGCTTCCTTGATGGCATTAATGAGGTTGAGCTGCTAGCCAATGCTGTGACTTCTGATACGGACACCGGAGATGGCACTGATGACAACATCCACCTTCTTGACGGCATCCACAAGGCTCTGGTGGTCGGAGAAGGATGCCTCTATGAGGTGGGCAATATCCAATCAtgattttactttttgtttCAAAGAGTAACAACAAAGAAGCAGGAGAAGAACGTtcgaagaagatgaagaacgatAGAAATGGGATGTTGAAATTAGGGTTGAAAATAGGTAGAAGAACCACAATAGGTCAAATAGTTCCAATTGCCACGTCAGCTAGCCGTTATATACGCCAGCGTGGCATGTCATTACCGGTAGCAAGTAAATTGGCCGGAGATATAGAGAAGGATCAACGTGGTGCATTTTTAACAAAGTTGGGAACATAAATAGTGCAATTAATAAGTTAGATACTAAATCGGTGCAATCCGTGAATATCAGAAATCACTTTGGGGTTTAACTCTAAAAAAGTGTATCAAATAATTCAATCCCATTCAAATTCTTTtcgtcaaaaaaaaaaaaaaacaaaacttaatactttttacatttttcttgTGGATTAAATGGGAAATGTTGACTGTAATTGAATTATGAAGGATTAATTATGTttagaatataaattaatagTAATACTAGatagacaaaaattcatcaaaatttattttatttaatatttattaattattgtaataattaataaatattaaataagacaaattttagttgtttttagttaatttattttagttattaaacatttttgaaattaaattggtttact belongs to Arachis duranensis cultivar V14167 chromosome 8, aradu.V14167.gnm2.J7QH, whole genome shotgun sequence and includes:
- the LOC107461050 gene encoding uncharacterized protein LOC107461050: MEDLVEEEKGGEEVLGSSLTMEKVAAAKKFIENHYRAQMKNIQERKERRWVLERQLASSDVPNEERVNLIKDLERKETEYMRLKRHKICVDDFEHLTIIGRGAFGEVRLCREKKSGNIYAMKKLKKSEMLKRGQVEHVRAERNLLAEVASHCIVKLYYSFQDADYLYLIMEYLPGGDVMTLLMREDTLSEDVARFYIAQSVLAIESIHKHNYIHRDIKPDNLLLDKNGHMKLSDFGLCKPLDCTTLSTLHENQTMDDENVAEPMDIDGCFPDADNRSSWRSPREQLQHWQMNRRKLAFSTVGTPDYIAPEVLLKKGYGMECDWWSLGAIMYEMLVGYPPFYADDPITTCRKIVHWRKHLRFPEDARLTLEAKDLICRLLCDVDHRLGTQGAQEIKVHPWFKNVEWDKLYQMEAAFKPQVNGELDTQNFMKFDEVDPPTGARTGSGSSRKMLLTPKDLNFVGYTYKNFDAVKEGLRQSLSDSMQDYASKRAAEETGLQMLATTGDPMLP
- the LOC110274802 gene encoding 3-ketoacyl-CoA synthase 11-like, encoding MTIAGDTLKTNITTLSALVLPTSEQLLFFAILVARTLLKTKVKAYILDFKLAFEHFCIHAGDRAVLDELNKNLQLSPWYELAYTEANGRVKKGDRVWQIAFSFEFKCNSAV